Proteins encoded together in one Oncorhynchus gorbuscha isolate QuinsamMale2020 ecotype Even-year unplaced genomic scaffold, OgorEven_v1.0 Un_scaffold_11036, whole genome shotgun sequence window:
- the LOC124030379 gene encoding ferredoxin-fold anticodon-binding domain-containing protein 1 homolog gives MPDQEERYDTTAPPTQHTHNLTHSGSSYNIHTITHSGGEVLFEVDCTRLSECVCLRGRQFDRVIFNFPHCGRKSGVKKNRLLLKHFFLSCVGVLKEEGEVLVSLCNGQGGTPADRPMREWHNSWQVVAMAAEAGLILNEVRPFDGEKPDSYQSTGYR, from the exons ATGCCAGACCAAGAGGAGCGCTACGACACCACGGCTCCGcccacacaacatacacacaatcTTACACACTCAGGTAGCTcatacaacatacacacaatcacacactcag gtggggAGGTGCTGTTTGAGGTGGATTGTACGCgtctgtcagagtgtgtgtgtctgcgtggtCGACAGTTTGACCGTGTCATCTTTAACTTCCCTCACTGCGGTCGGAAGAGTGGCGTGAAGAAGAACAGGCTGCTGCTCAAACACTTTTTcctcag ctgtgtgggGGTGctgaaggaggaaggggaggtgcTTGTGTCTCTGTGCAACGGGCAGGGCGGGACTCCAGCCGACCGGCCAATGAGAGAGTGGCACAACAGCTGGCAGGTGGTCGCCATGGCAGCAGAGGCAGGGCTTATCCTGAATGAGGTCCGCCCCTTCGATGGCGAGAAACCTGACAGTTACCAATCCACCGGGTATAGGTGA